TACCTCCGGTAATCCAGGACAATATAAAATAGATCCTGAAGGCATCTTTATCCTGGAGTCCCATACTTTTTAAAATGCCGATTTCCCACTTTTTCTCCAGCAGAAGCATGATCAGGGAGCTGACAAGATTGAATCCTGCCAGGAGAATAATCAGATTCAGGACAAGGAACGTCCCTTTTTTCTCCATTTCCATGGCGGCAAAGAGTTCACGGTGTTCCTCCTGCCAGGGAATGCAGGGAATGTTATCCGGTAACAGAGCAGAAATCTTCTCCCGGGCATCCGGATCTTCAGAGCGGACATATATCTCATGCCATCCGGGATCATCAAGAAAATATTGCATATCCTGAAGATGGATCAGTCCAAGCATATCATCATAATTAAAGACATTCACGTCAAAAGTGTTTTTCAAAACAGCTTTTAAAATCGGGGCGGAAAAACTTTCGATATCGATGGGACTGATGAGTGTCACCGTATCTCCAATCGTCACGCCCAGGTCATAAGCCAGGCCGCTTCCCAGAATAATTTCAGGAAAATCGGTTCGGGTAATATCATCCGTCAAAAAACCTTTATAAGCGAGGTAAGGACTCATTCTCATCATGGTATCGAAAGTTTTCGGGTGGATTCCTTTCAATTGAATAAGGCGCTGTTTCGTTCCGGAAGCGATCACTTTCCGGTTCATCACCGGCATAAAAGTGTCTTCAGGAAACTGATGTTCCAGATCTTTCAACAATTCCTCTTGTTCTTCAGCCGTCAGGCTCCGGACATGAATTTTCAGATCCGGTTCCATATCACGGGTCCTCTGGGTAATCACTCCCTTAAAACCATTCAAAACGCTCATGGACACGAGAATCGCCATGGTTCCGACGGCTACTCCTACCAGTGTGATCAGGGAGGTAGCAGAAGCCATCCCCACCTTTCGGCGGGTTCTGAAATAACGAAAGGCAATGAGAAAATCTGTTTTCAGGGATTGCTTATTCATATCGCAATATTTCTACCGGTTTCACGGCTGATGCTTTCGCCGCCGGATAAAAAGATGAAACAAGGGCCAAAACAATGGCAGTGCCCATGACAATCAGAGCAATAAGGGGATTGATGGAAACAGGCACACGATCAATGAAGTAGACATCGGACGAAATAGTGAACCACCCAAAAGTCATCTGTCCCCATTCAATAAAAAGGGATAAAAGTACCCCCAGTATAGACCCCGTTAATGAGATAATCAGTCCGTCCATCAGAAAAAGTTTCTTTATACGCCGGGATGCCATCCCCATAGATTTCAATACCGCAATCTCCTTTTCCTTCACCAGGACGATCATTACCAGAGTGGAAATGATATTCACAGCCGCCACCAGGGCAATTAATCCAAAGATCAGGATAATGGGGAGTTTTTGTGTTTCAAGCCATCTGAAAAGAGTATAGTGCCGGTCCTTCCAGCTGACACTGTAATAGGGATAGGGCAGTTTATCCACAATGGCATTACTGACCCATTCCGTAACCTTTGTATCATCCAGCAGTATCTGATAGCCGGAAATCCGACCGGGCACTGTCAGAAAAGACTGCCCTAAATCCAGTCCGCCGTAGGCCAGAGATTTATCATACTCAGAGATCCCCGTGGAAAAAATCCCGGTAACAAGCGCCGCTTGTATTCGTGCCGGATTTGTGGGGGAGGGCAATCCTTTGATGAGAAGCAGGTCCACAGTATCGCCGAGTGACACACCCAGGATATCCGAAACGCCTTTTCCAAGATAAATTCCGTCTCCGGAGAAATCGACACTCCCGGCCCATGGTTTTTTGGACGGCATGAGGATGCGGCGAAAATCTTCCTCTTCCATGCATTCGAATAAAATGCCCTCGGACCGGTCCTGATACCGGATGATAATTTCTTCATCCAGATAAGGTGCAACAATCTGTATATGTGGAATGGTTAAGAGATTTTGTGTGAGGGATGTATCACTCCGGAAAAAAGAATCACGGAGATTAGATATCCGCAGATGGGCATCAAATCCCGTAATTTTTTCAATCATGTTTTCTTCAAAACCATTGAGGATACCGGCCGTGATCGTAAGGGCCGCCGTACCGATTACCATCCCCGTAACCGCCAGGGTACGGATAAAGGGGATAAAGCGATTGCCCCGTGAACGAATAAGGCTTCGATACGCCAAAAAAAATTCAAATTTCAAATGGTTTATCCGTTTTGGTTTTTAGGGATTTTCCGGTCGCATGGCCGGAAAGAGAATGACATCCTTAATGGAGGTCTGGCCGGTCATGAGCATCACGAGCCTGTCCAGACCGATGCCCACTCCTCCGGTCGGAGGCATCCCTGTTTCGACAGCCTGCAGAAAATCTTCATCCACCACTTGTGCTTCCAGATCACCCAATTCCCTGAGTTTTGCTTGACTTTCCAGCCGTTCCCGCTGATCCTCCGGATCATTCAGCTCTGAAAAGGCGTTGGCATA
Above is a genomic segment from Candidatus Neomarinimicrobiota bacterium containing:
- a CDS encoding ABC transporter permease — encoded protein: MNKQSLKTDFLIAFRYFRTRRKVGMASATSLITLVGVAVGTMAILVSMSVLNGFKGVITQRTRDMEPDLKIHVRSLTAEEQEELLKDLEHQFPEDTFMPVMNRKVIASGTKQRLIQLKGIHPKTFDTMMRMSPYLAYKGFLTDDITRTDFPEIILGSGLAYDLGVTIGDTVTLISPIDIESFSAPILKAVLKNTFDVNVFNYDDMLGLIHLQDMQYFLDDPGWHEIYVRSEDPDAREKISALLPDNIPCIPWQEEHRELFAAMEMEKKGTFLVLNLIILLAGFNLVSSLIMLLLEKKWEIGILKSMGLQDKDAFRIYFILSWITGGIGMLIGLLGSLPLLLWQQFRPFIKLPQDVYFITYLPVRVMLPDVILTILVLIAIISLAGLLPARQSVKLKPLDSIKVKM
- a CDS encoding ABC transporter permease, giving the protein MKFEFFLAYRSLIRSRGNRFIPFIRTLAVTGMVIGTAALTITAGILNGFEENMIEKITGFDAHLRISNLRDSFFRSDTSLTQNLLTIPHIQIVAPYLDEEIIIRYQDRSEGILFECMEEEDFRRILMPSKKPWAGSVDFSGDGIYLGKGVSDILGVSLGDTVDLLLIKGLPSPTNPARIQAALVTGIFSTGISEYDKSLAYGGLDLGQSFLTVPGRISGYQILLDDTKVTEWVSNAIVDKLPYPYYSVSWKDRHYTLFRWLETQKLPIILIFGLIALVAAVNIISTLVMIVLVKEKEIAVLKSMGMASRRIKKLFLMDGLIISLTGSILGVLLSLFIEWGQMTFGWFTISSDVYFIDRVPVSINPLIALIVMGTAIVLALVSSFYPAAKASAVKPVEILRYE